In the genome of Cercospora beticola chromosome 2, complete sequence, one region contains:
- a CDS encoding uncharacterized protein (MEROPS:MER0078639), producing the protein MRRATLLAAATLILDASCAIVQKRAPTNHGWERRSLTPKDNSIKLHIAVRHADDGEAIERQLALASDPNSPSFRQHVSAEEAARLSEPTRENVHEVEEWLWEHDLLEKASLFGGIFEIDTTIQQAEQLLNTTYSTFSDGWKEINRAELYHLPKAVADCIDFVTPTTSFPQPGDAEQQEHAKELLRRSGHIFKRQQNNTECTGADGLATPSCIRRVYDINFDGLNYTAQPNRTTFAVYATESASFNNSDLQAYLREYNPAAAQASASYELVGSGGVPDPGIAAKFETSLGTQALLGLAYPEVQNGIFYNYGGVFGPEIGQTYDNFVTFLQQLLSNETVPSVISITESANENLFDPDYARRLCLMMAQIGARGVSLLFSTGNNGANGQEAGGEHKTIFEPKFPASCPWVTAVGGTTNIGDEEAAVNGTIPIASSVAITASGGGFSNLFARPRYQANQVQSYIDQYVPKTYENESGFNSSGRGYPDVAAFSTQYPTFVDGFMLPIGGTSASTPTWAAIISLLNDYEAFHGRPPLGFLNPWLYSLNGTGLKDIVKGGENVGACSAAQGCMLEKVLGYNTTEGWDAVTGLGSPRFRELVRVLDGGRIGSDEEFTSVVSSAAAEITATATTSDGAATSTAAAASRYENRVQAAFLGIGALVLAAV; encoded by the exons ATGCGACGCGCGAcgctgctggcagcagcgactCTCATACTGGACGCGTCCTGTGCGATTGTACAAAAGAGGGCGCCAACAAACCATGGTTGGGAACGTCGGTCGCTGACTCCAAAAGACAATTCGATCAAGCTTCACATTGCTGTGCGCCATGCCGATGATGGAGAGGCGATAGAGCGACAACTTGCTCTCGCATCAGATCCAAACAGTCCGAGCTTTCGACAGCATGTTTCGGCGGAGGAAGCAGCGCGACTATCGGAACCTACGCGAGAAAATGTTCACGAAGTCGAGGAGTGGCTTTGGGAGCACGACTTACTGGAAAAGGCATCACTCTTCGGTGGAATCTTTGAGATCGACACCACGATACAACAAGCAGAGCAGCTGCTCAACACGACGTACTCAACCTTCTCAGATGGCTGGAAAGAGATCAATCGCGCAGAGCTCTATCATCTTCCAAAGGCTGTCGCGGATTGCATTGACTTTGTGACGCCCACGACGAGCTTCCCACAGCCTGGAGATGCAGAGCAACAGGAGCACGCCAAGGAACTGCTCAGAAGATCCGGCCACATCTTCAAGAGACAACAGAATAATACGGAATGCACAGGTGCCGATGGCCTGGCTACTCCAAGCTGCATTCGCCGAGTCTACGACATCAACTTCGACGGACTGAACTACACGGCCCAACCAAACCGAACGACTTTCGCAGTCTACGCGACCGAAAGCGCTTCTTTCAACAACTCCGATCTGCAAGCCtatctacgagaatacaatcCAGCTGCCGCTCAAGCCAGCGCCAGCTACGAACTCGTGGGATCCGGCGGCGTACCTGATCCCGGCATCGCAGCCAAATTCGAGACATCCTTAGGAACCCAAGCGCTCCTCGGTCTCGCCTACCCTGAAGTCCAAAATGGAATTTTCTACAACTACGGCGGAGTATTTGGTCCAGAAATAGGCCAAACCTACGACAACTTTGTCACATTCCTGCAACAACTCCTCTCCAATGAGACAGTCCCATCCGTGATCAGCATCACAGAATCAGCAAACGAGAACCTCTTCGATCCAGACTACGCCAGAAGACTCTGTCTCATGATGGCACAAATCGGAGCTCGAGGCGTAAGCCTTCTATTCTCAACCGGAAACAACGGAGCCAACGGGCAAGAAGCCGGCGGCGAACATAAAACAATCTTCGAGCCCAAATTCCCAGCAAGTTGTCCCTGGGTCACAGCTGTAGGCGGCACGACGAACAtcggagatgaagaagctgctgtcAATGGCACAATCCCGATAGCTTCTAGTGTAGCGATCACAGCAAGCGGAGGAGGCTTCTCGAATTTGTTTGCAAGACCGCGGTATCAGGCGAATCAAGTACAAAGCTACATCGATCAATACGTTCCGAAGACATATGAAAACGAATCTGGATTCAATTCTTCCGGAAGAGGATACCCCGATGTCGCAGCTTTCAGTACACAGTATCCGACATTCGTCGATGGATTTATGTTACCCATCGGTGGAACTTCGGCTTCGACGCCCACATGGGCTGCAATCATAAGTCTTTTGAATGACTATGAGGCTTTTCATGGGAGACCTCCACTCGGGTTCTTGAATCCTTGGCTGTATAGTTTAAATGGCACGGGATTGAAGGATATCGTGAAAGGAGGGGAGAATGTTGGAGCTTGTTCCGCGGCTCAGGGTTGTATGCTGGAGAAGGTTTTGGGGTATAATACGACGGAGGGGTGGGATGCTGTTACTGGGTTGGGGAGTCCGAGGTTTAGGGAGTTGGTGAGGGTGTTGGATGGGGGAAGGATTGG ATCTGATGAGGAGTTTACGTCGGTGGTGAGCAGTGCTGCGGCGGAGATAACTGCAACGGCTACCACGAGCGATGGTGCTGCGACTTCCACTGCCGCAGCGGCAAGTCGGTACGAAAACCGTGTCCAAGCAGCATTCCTGGGCATTGGCGCTCTTGTGCTCGCGGCCGTGTAG
- a CDS encoding uncharacterized protein (CAZy:GH1), translating into MFTIAAVLSLAALAQAQNLSFVDPTKTSGSYSTTSYNATLASTQIAQTDFSNERLAFLWDQVGPVATGILSTTVSPTPEPSRFPQPGYMHPYVPSYYPGDLADAALPEDFEWGMSSSAFQIEGAVTDEGRGPSIWDLLMHRVPNWVADNSTADTGAEHYYLYKQDFARIAALGFHKMAISIAWPRIFPFGKGPVNEAGVKHYDDVIASMLENGLAPSITLFHWDTPLALFNEYGAWSDRQIIDDFFNYATFIIQRYDQYVETWFTINEPQYCNWQYANYPAGEYYPAYNNITGGVEARFTCGHYTLLAHARIAKWYHEEFRGRGRITFKNSGNGFQANSSSEADAVAVQRNYDFVLGWFNHGPWNDGDYPQTLKDTLNDTLPTLTQEEKDLIAGSCDFFAIDAYTSYFASSISPEDGDISACTSNSSHPSYPECAGSSPLAPDGFPAGPSADPGASWLQDTPTGVRLFLKNITQDLFPGIPDIQVTEFGFAEPFEAELNSLSTILWDLRRADYFQGFLDNVLAARVLDGVNVTGAWAWSFIDNFEWGSGRATRFGMQYLNYTDLTRSPKASMFTYLNWFRQHLGEGEGGSSNATMR; encoded by the exons ATGTTCACCATAGCGGCTGTCCTCAGCCTGGCCGCTTTGGCCCAGGCACAGAATTTGTCGTTCGTTGACCCAACGAAGACCTCAGGAAGCTATTCCACGACGAGCTACAATGCCACACTCGCGAGTACTCAGATAGCCCAGACGGACTTCTCGAACGAGCGGCTTGCGTTTCTGTGGGATCAAGTCGGTCCTGTCGCGACCGGAATTCTGAGCACCACTGTGTCGCCGACTCCGGAGCCTTCGAGATTTCCTCAACCTGGGTATATGCATCCATATGTTCCAAGCTATTATCCTGGGGATCTGGCCGATGCTGCACTCCCAGAGGACTTCGAGTGGGGTATGTCGTCTTCGGCATTTCAGATCGAG GGAGCGGTCACAGACGAAGGCAGAGGTCCTTCAATTTGGGATTTGTTGATGCATAGAGTCCCCAATTGGGTAGCCGACAACAGTACTGCAGATACTGGAGCTGAGCACTATTACCTGTACAAGCAGGACTTCGCCAGAATCGCGGCTCTTGGTTTCCACAAGATGGCAATAAGTATTGCCTGGCCAAGGATTTTTCCTTTCGGCAAGGGCCCTGTGAATGAAGCTGGAGTCAAGCACTACGACGATGTTATCGCAAGCATGCTGGAGAATGGCTTGGCGCCTTCAATCACACTGTTTCACTGGG ACACGCCTCTTGCTTTGTTCAACGAGTATGGAGCTTGGTCGGATCGTCAAATCATAGATGACTTCTTCAACTATGCAACTTTCATCATCCAGAGGTACGATCAGTATGTCGAGACCTGGTTCACCATCAACGAACCTCAATACT GTAATTGGCAATATGCCAACTACCCCGCCGGAGAGTACTATCCAGCATATAACAACATCACTGGTGGCGTTGAAGCCCGCTTCACCTGCGGCCACTACACCCTGCTCGCCCACGCTCGGATCGCCAAGTGGTACCACGAGGAGTTCCGTGGCCGAGGCCGCATTACGTTCAAGAACAGCGGAAATGGCTTCCAAGCTAACTCCAGCAGCGAGGCAGATGCTGTTGCCGTGCAGCGCAATTACGACTTCGTCCTAGGATGGTTCAACCATGGACCTTGGAACGACGGCGACTACCCTCAAACTCTCAAAGACACTTTGAACGATACTCTTCCGACTCTTACGCAGGAAGAGAAGGATCTGATCGCGGGCAGCTGCGACTTCTTTGCAATCGACGCGTACACTTCGTACTTTGCATCCAGCATCTCTCCCGAGGATGGCGATATTTCGGCGTGCACCTCAAACTCCTCTCACCCTTCGTACCCGGAATGTGCGGGATCCAGTCCCCTCGCTCCAGATGGATTCCCAGCCGGTCCTTCAGCCGATCCTGGGGCAAGCTGGTTGCAGGACACTCCGACTGGTGTACGGTTGTTTTTGAAGAACATCACCCAGGATCTGTTCCCAGGCATTCCAGATATTCAAGTTACCGAGTTTGGTTTTGCGGAACCATTCGAGGCCGAGCTGAACAGTTTGTCCACCATTCTGTGGGACTTAAGACGCGCAGACTACTTCCAGGGCTTCTTGGACAATGTGCTGGCTGCCAGAGTCCTGGATGGGGTCAATGTTACGGGTGCTTGGGCTTGGTCTTTTATTGACA ATTTCGAATGGGGCTCTGGCAGGGCCACGAGATTCGGCATGCAATACTTGAATTATACTGACCTGACGCGGTCGCCGAAAGCGAGCATGTTCACGTACCTGAACTGGTTCAGGCAGCATCTTGGGGAGGGCGaaggtggcagcagcaacgctaCTATGAGGTGA